Proteins from one Bacillota bacterium genomic window:
- a CDS encoding DUF1848 domain-containing protein: MIISASRRTDIPKFYPEWFMNRIRAGYCTFPNPFNRKQIVEVSLRPEDVDVIVFWSKDPKPLIPYLDELDGMGLRYYFQFTVNGYPKLIEPGVPQLEEILRTFEQLSERISPERVIWRYDPVLWGNVDGQACHEVQDHGACGQGARGHGACDHGAFSYGVRGYGTCDHGVHDHGTPRHESPYYRSFHHGIRQYHERRFREIAKALRGKTRRVVVSLVDDYHGAGVRLARLAKQGIYFEPCTPENPDVASLLSTMANVAEDSGMEIVSCAEEYDLLPFGIKPGKCIDDEYIERVFGIRVTNKKDPHQRAACGCVQSKDIGVYGTCRHGCVYCYATGVDAFKGAAGASKAEGHDVNSPSLVGWYESSTLHPSLFQDEIPNHRPRGNS, encoded by the coding sequence TTGATTATCAGTGCAAGCAGACGCACCGATATCCCTAAATTTTACCCGGAATGGTTTATGAACCGGATTAGGGCAGGCTACTGCACATTCCCGAACCCCTTCAATAGAAAGCAGATTGTGGAGGTCTCTTTGCGGCCAGAAGATGTGGATGTGATCGTATTCTGGAGCAAAGACCCGAAACCTCTCATACCTTATCTGGATGAACTTGACGGCATGGGCCTGCGCTACTATTTTCAGTTCACGGTGAATGGTTACCCCAAGTTGATAGAGCCTGGCGTGCCGCAGCTCGAAGAAATCTTACGTACCTTTGAACAGCTTTCGGAGAGGATATCGCCCGAAAGGGTGATTTGGCGCTACGATCCGGTACTTTGGGGAAATGTCGACGGCCAGGCTTGTCATGAAGTCCAGGATCATGGAGCCTGCGGTCAAGGGGCCCGTGGTCATGGAGCTTGCGATCACGGTGCCTTCAGTTATGGAGTCCGGGGTTATGGAACCTGCGATCATGGGGTCCACGACCATGGAACCCCTCGTCATGAAAGTCCTTACTACCGATCTTTTCATCATGGAATCCGGCAGTACCATGAAAGACGCTTTCGAGAGATCGCGAAGGCACTGCGGGGTAAGACCAGGCGTGTTGTTGTGAGCTTGGTAGATGATTATCATGGGGCCGGTGTCCGGCTTGCGCGGCTTGCCAAACAAGGCATATACTTCGAACCCTGTACTCCGGAAAATCCTGATGTAGCAAGTCTGCTCTCGACTATGGCCAATGTGGCCGAAGACTCCGGGATGGAAATCGTGAGTTGTGCGGAAGAATATGACCTCCTTCCTTTTGGGATCAAACCTGGGAAATGCATTGATGATGAATACATTGAAAGGGTCTTTGGCATCAGGGTAACGAATAAAAAGGACCCTCATCAGCGGGCCGCTTGCGGTTGCGTTCAAAGTAAGGACATAGGAGTCTATGGGACATGCCGTCATGGCTGTGTTTACTGCTACGCTACGGGAGTAGACGCATTCAAGGGGGCAGCTGGGGCATCCAAAGCAGAAGGTCATGATGTTAATTCTCCGTCGCTGGTGGGATGGTATGAGAGTAGCACACTTCATCCCAGTCTTTTCCAAGATGAGATACCCAATCATAGGCCCCGTGGCAATAGTTGA
- a CDS encoding DUF362 domain-containing protein: MGKTRVALIRCDSYSGEKVVESIKAAIDLLGGAQAFIPEDRTVLIKPNMLSPYAPSRAVTTHPEVVAATAGLFKQAGADVIVGDSPGRGDTLSVAEKCGIASACSSLGIPIVPFEDGVSVKHPAGHICKEFILARPVLEAGSLINVAKMKTHGFMTYTGAVKNLFGCISGLQKMKMHLRYNDPDAFSQMLLDLLTLIKPRLSLVDAVIAMDGDGPSHGRIRPVGAILASDDAVAIDAVSLRLVNCDPVQVPYLRVARDLGIGNTKPEEIEIIGDSPENFHITDFEIPPATRATSGIFKMIKGIRGYFTAHPRVDPSICVGCRACAASCPPQAIKMSTDAKAIIDDKTCIRCFCCHEMCPEGAISLSRGFLARLAERVLK; the protein is encoded by the coding sequence ATGGGAAAAACTCGGGTTGCTCTGATAAGGTGTGATTCATATTCCGGCGAAAAGGTCGTAGAATCGATCAAAGCAGCGATTGATCTCCTCGGAGGCGCGCAGGCTTTTATTCCAGAGGATAGGACAGTCTTGATCAAGCCTAATATGCTTTCTCCTTATGCACCGTCGCGGGCGGTCACGACCCATCCTGAGGTTGTGGCCGCTACAGCTGGACTCTTCAAGCAAGCGGGCGCCGACGTAATAGTTGGGGATAGCCCGGGACGGGGCGATACCCTGAGCGTGGCCGAAAAATGTGGAATAGCCTCGGCCTGCAGTTCGCTGGGCATTCCGATCGTACCCTTTGAGGATGGGGTTTCGGTCAAGCATCCCGCCGGCCATATCTGCAAGGAATTCATTCTGGCGCGTCCGGTTTTGGAAGCAGGTTCACTTATCAATGTGGCGAAGATGAAGACTCATGGGTTCATGACATACACCGGGGCGGTCAAAAATCTCTTCGGGTGCATTTCTGGCCTGCAGAAGATGAAGATGCATTTGAGGTACAACGATCCTGACGCCTTTTCTCAAATGCTGCTGGATCTTCTAACCCTGATCAAGCCGCGGCTTTCATTGGTGGATGCAGTGATAGCCATGGATGGAGATGGGCCTTCTCATGGCCGAATAAGGCCGGTAGGCGCAATTCTCGCGTCAGACGACGCCGTCGCCATTGATGCAGTATCTCTCCGCCTTGTTAATTGCGATCCGGTGCAGGTGCCATATCTGAGGGTCGCCAGGGATTTAGGGATAGGGAACACAAAACCTGAAGAAATCGAAATTATTGGGGATAGTCCCGAGAACTTTCATATTACCGATTTTGAGATTCCGCCGGCGACACGTGCAACCTCCGGGATTTTCAAAATGATCAAAGGAATCAGGGGCTATTTCACCGCGCATCCGAGGGTTGATCCGTCTATATGCGTTGGGTGCAGGGCATGCGCTGCATCATGCCCACCTCAGGCTATAAAAATGTCGACAGATGCGAAAGCCATCATAGACGACAAAACCTGCATCCGGTGCTTTTGTTGCCATGAGATGTGCCCTGAAGGCGCTATTTCGCTATCTCGAGGGTTCCTTGCCAGACTTGCAGAGCGGGTGCTCAAATAA
- a CDS encoding HAD-IA family hydrolase, producing the protein MVMQSHPTIIWDFDGTLAHRPGMWSSALLQVLDDNEPGHQVEIAQIRHHLQRGFPWHQPDVPHPELSSPGAWWAAVEAIFAQTYHAVGLSWQRAVELSRLVRKRIVDPCGYCLYEDSLGVLEYLADRGWSHIILSNHIPELEQIVSGIGLDHLVTKCLSSAAIGYEKPHPRSFLIALEAARNPARAWMVGDNPIADIAGAESVGIPAILVRRPRTDGIRYHAIDLWEAARIIESRLNE; encoded by the coding sequence ATGGTGATGCAAAGCCACCCCACCATTATATGGGATTTTGATGGCACTCTCGCACACCGTCCTGGCATGTGGAGCAGTGCGCTCTTGCAGGTTCTTGATGACAATGAGCCAGGTCACCAAGTCGAGATTGCTCAGATACGCCACCATCTGCAGCGGGGCTTCCCTTGGCACCAACCTGATGTGCCACATCCGGAGCTTTCATCCCCTGGCGCCTGGTGGGCAGCTGTTGAGGCCATCTTTGCTCAGACATACCATGCGGTCGGGTTGAGCTGGCAACGCGCTGTTGAACTATCACGTCTGGTACGCAAAAGGATAGTCGATCCATGTGGTTACTGCCTTTATGAAGATTCCCTTGGGGTTCTTGAGTATCTCGCAGATCGCGGATGGAGCCATATTATTCTCTCCAACCACATCCCTGAATTAGAGCAAATTGTCTCAGGCATTGGACTGGATCATCTGGTCACAAAATGCCTTTCCTCTGCTGCAATCGGATATGAAAAGCCACATCCCAGATCATTTCTTATCGCTCTCGAGGCCGCTCGAAATCCGGCCAGAGCTTGGATGGTTGGCGATAATCCTATAGCCGACATTGCCGGGGCAGAGTCTGTTGGGATTCCAGCAATTCTTGTCCGCAGACCTCGAACGGATGGAATTCGGTATCATGCGATTGATCTCTGGGAGGCCGCCAGGATAATCGAGTCTCGGTTAAATGAATGA